A single Lactuca sativa cultivar Salinas chromosome 8, Lsat_Salinas_v11, whole genome shotgun sequence DNA region contains:
- the LOC111894811 gene encoding ADP-ribosylation factor 1 has translation MGLVFTRLFSSLFGNKEARILVLGLDNAGKTTILYRLQMGEVVSTIPTIGFNVETVQYNNIKFQVWDLGGQTSIRPYWRCYFPNTQAIIYVVDSSDTERLVIAKEEFHAILEEEELKGAVVLIFANKQDLPGALDDAAVTESLELHKIKNRQWSIFKTSAIKGEGLFEGLDWLSNTLKSGGG, from the exons ATGGGGTTAGTGTTTACGAGATTGTTCTCTTCGCTTTTCGGAAACAAAGAAGCTCGGATCCTCGTTCTCGGTCTTGACAATGCTGGCAAAACCACTATACTTT ATCGGCTTCAGATGGGCGAAGTTGTCTCCACTATTCCAA CAATTGGATTTAATGTGGAAACAGTTCAATACAACAATATAAAGTTTCAAGTCTGGGATCTCG GTGGGCAGACGAGCATCAG gCCATACTGGAGATGCTATTTTCCAAATACTCAGGCCATAATATATGTGGTTGATTCCAGTGACACAGAAAGACTAGTAATTGCTAAAGAGGAGTTTCATGCCATTTTAGAG GAGGAAGAGTTGAAAGGTGCTGTTGTTCTCATATTTGCTAACAAACAG gaTCTTCCTGGTGCACTGGATGATGCTGCTGTGACAGAGTCCCTAGAGTTGCACAAAATAAAAAACCGTCAATGGTCTATTTTTAAAACCTCTGCAATCAAAGGAGAAGGTCTCTTTGAGGGTTTAGACTG GTTGAGCAACACGCTCAAATCTGGGGGTGGCTAA